Proteins from a genomic interval of Pseudodesulfovibrio nedwellii:
- a CDS encoding LolA family protein — MSRLYISCVAVFCALLIPLGAMASEPVAPEDLPDLIQQRYETLKTFQADFVQELTNVASGEVETREGKIWFRQPSQVRWETTKPENELLVVGPEFAWNYIEDEELAIKYSVASLLDSKTILRFISGQANIKEDFVVKTEWQGADAVRERWGKGFTVLQLVPKEAEPGMVLAFVGVESDTGLLRQVMIVDFYGNGNELRLSNVELDVNLTPDMFSFVPPQGTQVEDNTQGF, encoded by the coding sequence ATGTCTAGATTGTATATTTCGTGTGTGGCGGTTTTTTGTGCTTTGTTGATTCCTTTAGGCGCGATGGCTTCTGAACCTGTGGCACCAGAAGATCTGCCTGATCTTATCCAGCAACGTTATGAAACTTTGAAGACTTTTCAAGCTGATTTTGTTCAGGAGTTAACAAATGTTGCCAGTGGCGAAGTGGAAACTCGTGAGGGGAAGATATGGTTTCGTCAACCGTCACAAGTTCGGTGGGAAACCACCAAGCCGGAAAATGAATTGCTCGTTGTCGGTCCAGAATTTGCCTGGAATTACATTGAGGACGAAGAGCTTGCTATCAAATACAGTGTGGCAAGTCTTTTGGATTCCAAGACCATTTTACGCTTTATATCCGGTCAGGCCAACATCAAGGAAGACTTTGTAGTCAAGACGGAGTGGCAGGGCGCCGATGCCGTCCGTGAGCGGTGGGGCAAGGGTTTTACCGTATTGCAGCTCGTTCCCAAGGAAGCTGAGCCGGGTATGGTTCTGGCCTTCGTAGGCGTAGAATCAGACACCGGCCTGCTTCGACAGGTCATGATCGTTGATTTTTATGGAAACGGCAATGAACTTAGATTGTCCAATGTTGAGTTGGATGTCAATTTGACACCTGATATGTTTAGTTTTGTTCCGCCGCAAGGAACGCAGGTGGAAGACAATACTCAGGGGTTTTAA
- a CDS encoding pseudouridine synthase — translation MSNEKKQIRLNKFIAQCGVTSRRGADDMVFSGQVTVNDTTADSPGIKVDPDVDAVAVNGRSISLPGKAGNMTLILHKPIETVTTVNDPQGRQTVLDFLPNEIRRLRPFPVGRLDYFSEGLLLLTTDGDLCYRLTHPKYHLPKVYQVTVRGTVPESAIKTMRQGMTLPEGDSLAPAKVELKKPVAGTQQVEITLIQGINRQIRRMCDLLGLTILHLRRVQQGPVNLGNLKRGTWRELTKSELQALKKAVKLT, via the coding sequence GAATAAATTTATCGCCCAGTGCGGGGTAACCTCCCGTCGCGGCGCAGACGACATGGTCTTCAGTGGTCAAGTAACCGTCAACGATACAACTGCTGATTCTCCCGGAATCAAAGTTGATCCAGATGTTGACGCCGTCGCTGTCAATGGCAGATCCATCAGCCTCCCCGGTAAAGCCGGAAACATGACGCTGATTCTGCACAAACCCATAGAAACAGTCACAACGGTCAATGATCCCCAGGGACGGCAAACCGTTCTGGACTTTCTTCCCAATGAAATTAGGAGATTACGGCCATTCCCTGTAGGACGATTGGACTATTTTTCCGAAGGACTGCTCCTGCTGACCACGGATGGAGACCTGTGTTATCGCCTCACCCATCCCAAATACCATCTACCCAAAGTCTATCAGGTGACAGTACGTGGCACCGTGCCGGAATCAGCGATCAAGACTATGCGACAAGGTATGACTCTCCCTGAAGGAGACTCGCTGGCCCCGGCCAAAGTAGAGCTGAAAAAACCTGTAGCAGGTACGCAACAAGTCGAAATCACACTTATTCAAGGCATAAATCGACAGATTCGCCGAATGTGCGACCTTTTAGGACTGACCATTCTTCACCTTAGACGGGTCCAACAAGGTCCTGTAAACTTGGGCAACCTCAAGCGTGGCACGTGGCGCGAGCTCACAAAGAGTGAACTTCAGGCTCTGAAAAAAGCCGTAAAGCTTACTTAA